DNA from Marinagarivorans cellulosilyticus:
TTTTTACAATAAAAAGCCCTAATCCAAAGCCCTGTAACGACTGCGAGTTCTCTTGTGTGAAAGGCTGCTTAAAGCGCTCGACCTGCGCAGGCGTCATCCCGCTCCCGGTATCCCAAACCTGTACAAGAACGGCGCCAGCCCTGCGCCTAACGCTCAGCAACACACCACCACGGCTGGTATAACGCGCCGCATTGACAAGTAAATTATCGACAATACGCTGCAAGATTACGGGCATACACTCAAACTCTGCAACGCCCATATGAATGCGAAACGCCAACCCCTTTTGCTTAAATAGCTCGCTTTGACGCTTTTGCACCTGGACAAAAACCTGCTGCGCTGCCACTTGTTGGCGAGCATGCTCATAGTCATCCTTGCCGTGCTTAGTCATGCTTTTTAGCAGTTCTTCGGTGTAATTAAGAGTTTTAACTATATGCTCTTTTGCACCGGTATTTTTTTGATCATCGACAAGCGCTAAAGCAAAGCGAATAGCCGCTAGCGGTTGGTTTAGATCGTGTGTCGCAGTGGCCAAACTCAGCGCTTCTGCCTGCCTACTAGCCAACATCATAGCGCGCTCTTTTTCTGCTGACGCTAGTGTTTCTGCATCACTGACACGCTGTTCTAGCTGGTCATACAGTGCCTTTCGTAAGTGACTTGCCTGCCGTAATAACGCGGTTGAAAACAAGCCGAGATCCAGGATTTGCCCTGCACTTAAAAGGCTAAACAAATAATAGCTATAGCCCAAGTGAACACCTAAACACTCTAGCGCTAATAAATAGCTCAAACTGCAGTGTAAAATGGAGCCGGCCAAAAAAAGATTTGCCGACGTCAATTGTTTGCGACGCGCCCACACGGCAATAACAATAGGTACCGGCAACCCCAGCAACGCAAGCGCAGCTAGCAACCAAAAAACATCCAGCGCCACATTCGCTACGGCAAGTAAAAATGCCAAAACCGCTAACAAAATTGTCACACGATACAAAGTATTAAATTGTTCACGCAAATTGAATAGATGCGCGCTAAACAGGTAATAAAAACTGTACGTAATACCTGTAATTAACGGTGTAAATAGCTGATTAAAGTTACCAGAAGTAGGCCACAGATAAGTAAAGTTATAACCAAAGACTTGACCGACCAACAAAATAAGGCCTGCAATATAGCAACAATAATAAATCAATGCCGAACTGGGTGTAGAGCACGCTTGAGCAACAAACAAGATAAAAAATACAAATAGCGCCCCAAAAACAATACCCCGAACTAGAGTAAAAAAGGACATCTTTTCCTGCAGAACTTCAGCACTCACCACCCTAAGGGCCAACGGGTAGTTCGCTAAACTTTGATGTTCAATGAGTAACTTTTTTGAGCTATAAGCCGGTAATTTAACAGGAATAAATAATAGAGGGTACACCAAGGGGCGAGCCGCAAATGGGTCGCTAGCCAACGAGGAAAAATGCTCAACAACCGTGCCACCATCAACCCAATAGGCTTTTAATAAGGGAGTACTAGGCAAGCCGGTCGCCAAGAAATAATGCACCGCAGAATCACTTGGGTTTGAAAGGCGCAGTGAATACCAATGTTTTTTTGCATAAAACGAAAACTTATCACTACCCACCGTTCGAAAGCGCCCCCGCTCAATAACTTGCTCAGGGTTAAGCCCATCAGGATCCGGCCAATACTTAACGTCCGCAACCACAGGCCGGCCATCGCTATTGGCCACTAGATTAATCGCGTTTTCCGGCCATACCTGCGCCCAAGATATCAACGGGCACAAGCCGCACAGTGCCAGCAAGAAACAACATTGCAATGTCGATTTCATATATGCCATAACATAACAGTTGCCTATAGAATGCAGTATTGTAACCACATCTTATTCAGTGAGCAGAAGCGATGACGAAAACTTACTTAACACGCATATTGCTAGTTGACGACCACGCTCTATTTCGCAGCTCGTTATCCATGCTTTTGGAGCACTCATTGAATTGCCAAGTTGTAAAAGCCTGCGATTCGCTAAGCTCAGTCAAAGCCGACGTGGATGCGTTAAAACCAGATATCGTTTTAATGGATTACCATATGCCCAATGGTGATGCGCTTGCCATTGGGCAGCGCCTCAAGCAGAGAACCCCTAGTTTAAAGCTAATTTATTTAACCGGTACGCAATCTGGCATAGTGCTAAACCAACTCGTACAGAGCAAAGCCGACGGCGTGCTACACAAAGAGATCACACCCGAAGAGCTATCAGACGCCTTAAGCTTGGTGAGTAATGGGCAGCGTGCGATATCGCAGCATATCAAAGATAAACTACCTCCCGAGCAGTCCCATTTTACCGAGCGCGAGTTTCAGCTATTTCGTTTACTCGTACAAGGTGCCAACACCAAACAAATTGCCGAGCAGCTCAGCATATCTCCGCGCACGGCAGAAAAGCACCGAGAGAACCTTTTCAAAAAAGCCAACGTTCAGAATATGGCCCAATTAATAGAGCTTGGCTACAAATGGCAAATTTTGGATATTGAAGCTGGCACTTAGAGTACCTCGACATAATTTCACATATCCCCAGTAGCTATGCTTTTGTTAGTGTTTATCGACAGCCCTATACATTCCTTCAAAAGTTACCGTCATCTCACACGCTCTTGCAACCTAGCAGACGAGCCCAATCAAAGAAGCTCTAGCTTGCCCTGCGGTAGCTTTATAGTATGCAAAAAAAAACCCAGCAGATAACTACTGGGTTTTTGTTTAATACTTTATAGACTAAGCGGCATCTTCAGGGAGCACATCTAGCGCCTGGGCTTCTTCTTCAGCTTCGCGAGCGGCTTTTTTCAAACCATCTTCGCGTGCTTTCTCAGACTCTACATAACGCAATAGATCACTAGCATACTTACCAAAGCGCTCATCTTTACGCGCTTTCCTCAAGCTTTCAATGGCTGAACCAAAGCGCTTAAGCTGCATCTCGGCGTTGCCTTTGTAAAAGTGTGGCTCGCCAGGATATTTAAGCTTACCCTTTTTGAGAGCTTGGTTAGCTGCAGCTATAGACTTTTTGTACTCTTCCGCATCAAGATAAATCGCTGATAATTGAGCGTATAACTTGCCATCAGAAGCCTTTTTAGCAGCCTCCTCCATCACAGGAATAGACTCTTTAATCTCTTGCGATTGACGAAGCGCAGCACCTAAGTACTCTAGATTTTTAGCATTTCGTGGCAAAGTGCCTTTTTTCAAATGCGTTTTAAGCACTTTGGCCGCAAGGTAAGGAGCTTCCCCAGATTGATACAAAGATGCTAAGTTTCGAACCTGCGACTCTTTCTCAAGCGCACCTAAAACATTTAAAGCATCCAGTAAACCGCGCTGCTCTTTCTCTTTTCCTGTCAAGCCGTAAAGGCCTGCCAACTGAGAGATGTTTTTAGGCTTAGGGTAATTAACGGCAATTTTTTCAGCGACAGTTGTTGCTGTTTTAAAATCTTCTTTATCTACATAAAGCGCCATTTGTAAGCGATACCAAGTTTCTTTTGGAGTCTGCCCTTTAGCCTCAACATTTTTTACCGCTTTATTAGCAAAGCTTAATGCTGACTTCTTATCGCCCATTTGATAATAAATTTGCGCCAGCATGTAGTAATAGTCTGTAGGCACAACGGTAGGGCAGGTTTTTTCCCACTTTTTAAACGTCGCCATAGCGCCTTTATAGTCTTCGAGCGAAGCCTTTAATTGCGCAGTCGTAAACAAGCTTTGCTGCTCAAGCGACAGTGGAATGCCTGGTGATAAGGCTGCAACCTTTTCGTAATAAGAGATAGCACCTTTTACATTTTCTAACGAGTAATTAACGTAAGCCGCACGATTATATAATTGAGCTTGTTCGTACGGGTTACAGTCGTCACAACGATTTACAATCTTCTGTAAGCGATTCCAGCCTTCTTTGAAGTTTGGTTCCGGTGTAACCCCAGTTTTGGGATCTTCCTCTGGACTAATCATTTCATCCACAGGTGCAAGCTTTTTAAACAGCTTTTGACCCAATGCCGGTAAACGACGAGGCTTTACAGGCTCAGTCCCACAACCGGGGAAAGACTCCGCAAAACTCACAGACGACACAACGGTCATACCGCCGGTCAATAATGCAGCAGACAATGTGCTGCACAATAACGAGCGGGTTAAATTTTTTTTCAAACGCATAGTATTCACCTAATTACCTAGCCCTACTTTTGCATTTCAAAAATGAAACGGTTTTGGACACCGGGCACTCGGATTGCCTTACCGTCTACAACGCGTGGCTTATATTTAAATTTGCTAGCCGCCTTGATAGATGAACGCACGAATATACTTTCAGGGCAATCAACAGCAACGTGGTCCGCCGTAGTACCAATTTCTGTCACGGTATATTCAATCGTACAATAACCCTCTTTACCTCGGCTCAAAGCACGAGACGGATATTGCGCAGCAATTTTAGTAATTGGAATCATCTCGCCATCACCGCCAAAACCACCAGGGCCTGCAACTTTAGGCTTATCAATTTTCGGCCCATTAATACTGATCCCTTCGTTAGAAGTTTCTGGCGCGTCGAATTCCATTTCTGGCATTTCGGGTGGCGGCTCGTCAACTTCATCAGGACGCTCAGGCTTACTGGTATCGTATTCCGTTGTGATTTCGCGCTCAGGCATCACAATATCAGGCACCTTATACTTTTTTACTTCACCAGGCGCTTTGATATTTGTTTGAATCAATACGTGCATCAACAGGACTAGCGCAGCAGTAACTACCGCCGCTAACGCACCTGAAAATATGAATCTCACCATACTCATGGGCTTAGTCCTTATTGCTTATTAGTTGCTATAGAGATATCAGCCACGCCGACTTCGCGGGCCTTTTGCGCCACGATGTTGAGCATTTTAATAGTTGATTTACTATCAGCTTGAATCACAACAGGGCTCTTGGGGTTTTCAGCAATCAATAATTCGATCTGATCTTTTACCAAAGCCTCATCAATTTCATTCTTATCGATCCAGATTTTATCGTCGTTATCGACGGCAATAAGGATTTTTGAATTCTTGTAATCGGATGTTGTGGCATCTGGGCGCTCTACTTCAACACCCGGTTCTTTGATAAAGGTTGCCGTCACGATAAAGAAGATCAACATGATAAAAACCACGTCGAGCATTGGCGTTAAGTCAATTGCGCCGGCTTCTTCATCGGTAGCGGAATTTTGTCTGCTCATGGCTACTCTCTTTTATATCGGCCTACTAAACCGGCCGAGTTACCTCGGCCGCTATCAGGGCTCAGATCAATACAGTCGGGATCAATGATCCATTGTCATGTGATCTTCAAGCAGCTGGCTTTCGCGGTTGGCTATTTGGTTAACAATGGTACTGCCAAATACACCAGAAATCGCCGCCACCATACCAGCCATAGTGGGAATAGTTGCTTGTTTTACCCCGCCGGCCATGGATTTAGCATCCGCACCGCCGGAGGTCGCAAGAACATTAAATACTTCGATCATACCCACTACCGTACCTAACAAACCGAACAAAGGACACAACGCAACCAAAGTGCCAATAACATCAAGGTTGAGTCGAATTTGCTCAGTTACACGCGAAATCATCGCGATACGGATTTGATGCGCGTTCCAAGATTTTCTCTCGGCCCGCGCATCCCAGCGCTTAACGGTACCGTTTACAGTATTACGAAGCGTCGCTTTGTAAAACCATAAACGCTCAAAGATTAACGTCCACATGACACAAGTAACTGCCGCAATTACCATCAAGATTGGACCACCCGAATCAACGAATGTCTCGACGGTAGATAATGCTGCTATTACGTCATTCATTATGGCGTCCT
Protein-coding regions in this window:
- a CDS encoding energy transducer TonB, which gives rise to MSMVRFIFSGALAAVVTAALVLLMHVLIQTNIKAPGEVKKYKVPDIVMPEREITTEYDTSKPERPDEVDEPPPEMPEMEFDAPETSNEGISINGPKIDKPKVAGPGGFGGDGEMIPITKIAAQYPSRALSRGKEGYCTIEYTVTEIGTTADHVAVDCPESIFVRSSIKAASKFKYKPRVVDGKAIRVPGVQNRFIFEMQK
- a CDS encoding response regulator transcription factor codes for the protein MTKTYLTRILLVDDHALFRSSLSMLLEHSLNCQVVKACDSLSSVKADVDALKPDIVLMDYHMPNGDALAIGQRLKQRTPSLKLIYLTGTQSGIVLNQLVQSKADGVLHKEITPEELSDALSLVSNGQRAISQHIKDKLPPEQSHFTEREFQLFRLLVQGANTKQIAEQLSISPRTAEKHRENLFKKANVQNMAQLIELGYKWQILDIEAGT
- a CDS encoding tetratricopeptide repeat protein, whose amino-acid sequence is MRLKKNLTRSLLCSTLSAALLTGGMTVVSSVSFAESFPGCGTEPVKPRRLPALGQKLFKKLAPVDEMISPEEDPKTGVTPEPNFKEGWNRLQKIVNRCDDCNPYEQAQLYNRAAYVNYSLENVKGAISYYEKVAALSPGIPLSLEQQSLFTTAQLKASLEDYKGAMATFKKWEKTCPTVVPTDYYYMLAQIYYQMGDKKSALSFANKAVKNVEAKGQTPKETWYRLQMALYVDKEDFKTATTVAEKIAVNYPKPKNISQLAGLYGLTGKEKEQRGLLDALNVLGALEKESQVRNLASLYQSGEAPYLAAKVLKTHLKKGTLPRNAKNLEYLGAALRQSQEIKESIPVMEEAAKKASDGKLYAQLSAIYLDAEEYKKSIAAANQALKKGKLKYPGEPHFYKGNAEMQLKRFGSAIESLRKARKDERFGKYASDLLRYVESEKAREDGLKKAAREAEEEAQALDVLPEDAA
- a CDS encoding sensor histidine kinase, producing the protein MKSTLQCCFLLALCGLCPLISWAQVWPENAINLVANSDGRPVVADVKYWPDPDGLNPEQVIERGRFRTVGSDKFSFYAKKHWYSLRLSNPSDSAVHYFLATGLPSTPLLKAYWVDGGTVVEHFSSLASDPFAARPLVYPLLFIPVKLPAYSSKKLLIEHQSLANYPLALRVVSAEVLQEKMSFFTLVRGIVFGALFVFFILFVAQACSTPSSALIYYCCYIAGLILLVGQVFGYNFTYLWPTSGNFNQLFTPLITGITYSFYYLFSAHLFNLREQFNTLYRVTILLAVLAFLLAVANVALDVFWLLAALALLGLPVPIVIAVWARRKQLTSANLFLAGSILHCSLSYLLALECLGVHLGYSYYLFSLLSAGQILDLGLFSTALLRQASHLRKALYDQLEQRVSDAETLASAEKERAMMLASRQAEALSLATATHDLNQPLAAIRFALALVDDQKNTGAKEHIVKTLNYTEELLKSMTKHGKDDYEHARQQVAAQQVFVQVQKRQSELFKQKGLAFRIHMGVAEFECMPVILQRIVDNLLVNAARYTSRGGVLLSVRRRAGAVLVQVWDTGSGMTPAQVERFKQPFTQENSQSLQGFGLGLFIVKTLAEKAGYSLSIRSELGRGSCVSVLLPQHAAKSSHL
- a CDS encoding ExbD/TolR family protein, with translation MSRQNSATDEEAGAIDLTPMLDVVFIMLIFFIVTATFIKEPGVEVERPDATTSDYKNSKILIAVDNDDKIWIDKNEIDEALVKDQIELLIAENPKSPVVIQADSKSTIKMLNIVAQKAREVGVADISIATNKQ
- a CDS encoding MotA/TolQ/ExbB proton channel family protein, coding for MNDVIAALSTVETFVDSGGPILMVIAAVTCVMWTLIFERLWFYKATLRNTVNGTVKRWDARAERKSWNAHQIRIAMISRVTEQIRLNLDVIGTLVALCPLFGLLGTVVGMIEVFNVLATSGGADAKSMAGGVKQATIPTMAGMVAAISGVFGSTIVNQIANRESQLLEDHMTMDH